TTTGGATTTTGGATTTTGGATTTTAGATTTTGGATTTTGGATTTTGGATTTTAGATTTTGGTTCGACCACAGATAAATCAGAGAGCTTGTATCATTTTTAGTTATTGATAACTTGCCAAATTCGGGGTTGATAAAATAAACACCGACTTGTATTTCTGCTTGATTTGACAGTAAATCGAAAAGATTCAATCTTATCAAAAGAGCGGACACCTTGTTTCAGGTATATGTTGGCGCTATACATACCAGGAACTAAGCCACAGTTGGGCATCTGCATCTGAATTTCAACTTTTCCAGGAAAGACTTCCAAAACTTCATTGTCACTGGCTGAAGTGATAGTCAATATCCGAGATTCACCTTCACTGAGGGTGGAAAGTAAAAATCCCAAGTTAACATTTTCCAGGTGTTTATCGGCTTTGCATTCCACAGATAAATAAGCAGGCTCACCAGTTGTCAGATTTGGCAGCAAGTTACCTTGTGGATCTTTAAAACATACAGAAACAATATCTAACCCTAAACTTTCACTTTCTGGTTTTTTTGGTAAATTCATTAAACCTACTGCTTTTTCTGTTCCACTCAAGCAAAGGTCTTCTTCATATTTACGGATTACTGTTTCGGTTTCACCGGCTGAAATCAATTTGCCTTTTGATAAATAAAGGGAAGATTCACAGACATTTAAAATATTATATTGGTTATGAGAAACTAGCACAAAAGCTGTACCTTTTTCTCGCAGTGATGCTAGGCGATGATGGCATTTCATTTTGAATTTAATATCTCCCACAGCCAGCACTTCATCAATCAATAAAATATCTGGTTCTATGTGAACTGCACAAGCAAATCCTAGTCTAGCTGCCATACCAGAACTATAAGTTTGTACAGGGGCATCAATGGCATCTCCAATTCCCGCAAAATCTACGACATCTGCAAATTTTTCTGATATTTCTTGAGTTGATAAACCCAGGATTGACATATTAGCATAAATATTTTCTCGTCCTGTTAATATGGGATTAAAACCTGCTCCTAGTGCAATGAGTGGAGCCAGCCTACCCGTGACTTTTACACTGCCAGTATCGGGCTTAATTAAACCACTAATAATCCGGAGCAGCGTACTTTTTCCCGCACCATTTGACCCTACTAAGCCTAACGCTTCTCCTCGCCGCAGTTGGAAGCTGACATCTTGCAATGCCCAAAACTCTTTTGAACGCAGAGTATCACTTTTTCTATTTCCGCCGACTAACTCGGTGGCGATATCCTGAACACCATAGAATAAAGATTGTTTTAAGTCTCTACAGAATTTTTTAGAAACGTTGTCTACTGAAATCAGGACTTCAGTATCTTCAAGCTGAACCGCAAGTTTTTGATCTATTAAATTAGTCATGATTAGGAACTGACTCTCTCCACCACGAAAGGCATAGCAAGACGGAATATAACCCAGGTTAATATTAATCCTACTAAAGTAATTGTGCTGACTAACCAAAAACCATAAGGTTCTGATACCACTCCTGTTGTAGCTAATTCTCGCGTTGTTACCAATAAAGGAGTGACGGGATTCATCTGGACTAAAAAACCAAAGGTTCCTGCTTTGGGAACTGGATAAACTACGGGAGTTAGGAATAACCAAAACCCTGTAATCAGAGTTAATCCTTTCGATACATCTTGATATAATACTCCTAAAGGAGCTAATAGAATGCCGAGAAATGTTCCCAGCAAAACTAAATGAATTAATGGCACTGGAGTTAAAATTATTGTCCAACCTACGGGAATCTGAAACCAGATAAATAATGCCACTATTAAAATTAGCTTGACGGCAAAGTTAAAAAATACTTCGCCCACTTTGGCTAAAATCAATGCTTCCCGTGGAAAGTTAACTCTAGCTAACATCGGTTTGGCAGTTGTCACCGCTTGCACTGGCGCATTTAAAGCTTCAACAAATGTTTGCCACAATGCGGTGCTGAACATAACATAAGCGGGATAGGGTATATCTGTAACGCCAACGTTAATAACTTGGGCATTACTAGCAAGAGTAAAACTAGTGGCCATAATGATTGGTGGTAAAAAAGCCCAGGCTATTCCTAAAAAGGATTGACGATACTGAGCGCTAATATCCCTGACCATCAGTCTCCAAGCAAGTTCGCGAGATGCTAGTAAGTCTCGCCACATTTGTCGGAACAATGTCAACGGATGTCTCAGCGTACTTTCAGGTGTATAAATGACTTGATGCTGATGTTTCTTCAAAACTTTTTACTGCCCAGTTTTTTAACTTTTGACTCTTGACTTATTGGCGGTGCTAGTTCCTATTTCGATGCTGTGATTGCAGATTCATCTTGTTTGCTATTTGGACTTTGTATGACACTGGACAAATGTTTTTGACCATAGCGGTAGGTGATCAAACGGTTGATTACTTTCTCTACAGAACCAAGAATTTTATTAGCCAAACGGGAGTTAATTTTGCCAAAGAGGAATTTCTGGGACAAAGGTTTAATTATGGTCATTTGTCGCCGCCATCCCAAACGGTTGTATTTATTTTTGAAGTACTGATCTTCGGTGATATTCCACTTTTCACGCAGGTGTTTGAGACTTGCTATTTCCCAAGCATCGCTCCAACGCAGCATATAGTAGGGTATGTCTGTCAATTCTAATTGTGAAGTCGGGACATAAGTCATCAGCGATGCTGGTTCTAGGTAGACTTGACCGCCGGCTTGAGTTACCAATATGCAAAAATCAATGTGTTCTTTTGTGTTTAGCAGTTTTTCATCTAAGAAACCAATTTGCTCAAATATTTCTGTGCGTACCATCATGCAATGGAACTCTGCTAGTCCGGTTTCTTGACGTTGTAGCTGGGGAAGGACATCTGCAACTTTCCGACCTTGGTGATAAATTTTTTCAATTATCCGCCGTTTTGTGGTTTCTCCTTGGGTTTCCACTGCTACCCTAGATTGTCCACCTGCACAATGTATTTCTGTGTGCAGTGGCAGATATTGACAGATTAAGGGACTAACTACGGTTGCTTGAGTTTCTTCGGCACATTCTACCAAAGGCTTTAGCCAGTCGGGGGTAACGACTACATCATTATCGATGAAAACGACGTATTTGGTCGTAACTTGACCTAGACCGATGTTTCTGGCACGGTTTGGAGAGAGATAATAATCGGTGCGAATTATTTGAAATTGCTTTTGTTTGGCTTGTTGGATTAAATAATCTTTGATGTGAGGGGGGGAACCACCATCAATGTAAATTAAGTTAAAGGGATACTTAGTATGCTCATAAATGCTTTCTAGAGACTCACGGGTGTAGCTGAAACGTTCCCGTGGGGAGACAACAATTGTCACGTCTGGGGTGGCGAATATCGCTTGTGAGTTCATGGTGTGATCTCAATCAATAAATAATGTAATTGTGAATGAATTAGGAAAAGGTTAAGTTGATATTTTTTCATAATTCATATTAACTAGTGGATTTAACACTGTGACTTGAGAAGATAAATTATTCTTCATTACCTGCTGATAAATTTCAACTAGTCTATCGTTTAATCTATTGAGGTCATAATGTGACTCTACATAAGCATGACCAGCTTGACCCATTGTTGACCAAATTTCTGGATGTTCTATAAGATAAATTAATTTTGAAGCTATGGCGTTGCTATCTCGCTCTGGAACGAGAAAACCAGAAACACCATTGTTCACAAGTTCAGGAATACCACCGTGGAGAGTAGATATCACTGGTAAACCCATGATCATGGCTTCTTTTAATGTATTCACAGGCGCATCTTGATTACCATCTTTGGCTGTGATACAGGGGGCGATAAAAATATCTGAATTATCAAGAATTTCCACAATTTCTGGCTGGGTTTTCCAACCAACAAGCTGGACTTGATCAGTAATATTTAGGGAATCAATGATTTGCTGTAAATCTGGTTTTAATAAGCCATCGCCAATGATATTGTACTCAATATTTGGGTAAGATTTTATAACTTGGGCAACGGCACGAATAGCGTATTCAATACCTTTCTTTTCTACAAGACGGCCAGTTGTGGCAATCCGAATTTTACCATCAATATGAGGCTGTCTGACTTTAAATGGAAACAAACTGCTATCTATACCCGAACCATGAACAACGAGTTTTTGCGGATTACAACCTAGTTTTATGGCTTTTTTCTGGAAATATTCGCAGTTCGCTAGAAAAAAATCTCCTTGAGCAAATAGTGAATCATAAATATGTTCTCCATGCTTTCTCACAAACCAACTGATATCGTAGCCTCTAAATGTAGTAATTAATTTACCTTTGATAGCACCAATATCACGCAAAAACATCCCTTCTAAACCTAACATCCCAAACTGGCAATGAATAATATCATAAGGTTGAGAGTCTAAGAGCCGCATCGCTGAATATAGCAACCGCAAGGAGGCTGCTGTTCTAGCATATTTGAAAATGTTCAGCGATCGCAGCACAACCATCGGAGCTTTTTGCAAGTTTTTCCGGATTAATTCGATAGCTTTGAAGAAGCGCCACAAGTAATTGTGGGGCATTTTTGGTGGATAGTGTGTATGAGCTAATAGGTGATATTTTTCTACATCTGGATGAAGTTGATAAGTATGCTGTGGTGGATGTCCATAAATATCAACTTGATGACCACGGGCAATTAAACCTGTAATTTGATTGGTAATAAATGTTTCTGATACAACCGGAAATTCTCCGACTATGAAGGCAATTCTCATACTTATCTCTTACAGGTTACTAGCTGTTTTAAATTTAATCTCTTAGAGATGTTTGGGTATGGACAATAATTGGTTCCGGGCTGGATTTTTCCAATGCATCACAATTTTTGAGCAAAAAACCATATTTTTTAGAATACATAAAAATTTTTCAAAAATATCCCCAAACAAAAAACTAAATCAAAAAAATATATATGGCACAAATATTTAATCTGTTGTTTATATTTAAAACAAGTAAATATTTTCAATATCCATCTAAAGATATATTTAAATGCGGTGGATGTCTTCTGTAAAGCTGCACTTGATTCACCTGACAGCTAAATGGTCAGAGAAATCCAATATAAAATCAAAGATACAATTAATACTAGTAGTATCTTGGAATCAACTGGATATGTCCCCATCGTTAACTGAAAAAATTCTCTCCCAACTACCAGGCGATGTTCTCGGAGGTTTGCGTCAAGGCGATCGCCTTTTAACATCCATTAGAGAAAATACCGCCCCAGTCCCCACGGTAGTTACAGAAAGCCAGCAGCCATTAGACGCTGTAGACTGGGATGTGATCGTCTGCGGTGGAACTTTAGGGATTTTAATTGCTTGCGCCTTAGCAGTGAAGGGGCTGCGGGTGGCCTTAATGGAACGGGGAATTTTACGGGGGAGAGAACAAGAGTGGAATATTTCTCGCCCAGAATTAGACGTATTTGTAGAATTAAACTTGCTGAGTCCTGAAGAATTAGCACAAGCGATCGCAACTAAATATAACCCCGCACGAGTCAGTTTTGCAGGTAGTCCCCAAATCTGGGTAGAGGATGTCTTAAATATCGGCGTAGATCCAGTTTATCTCCTAGATACCTTGAAAACTCGATTTCTGGCGGTTGGGGGAAAGTTGTTAGAAAATACACCCTTCACTGATGCGATCGTTCATCCAGAAGGAGTCATAGTCAATCACCAATATAAAACTAAATTATTAATCGACGCAATGGGACATTTTTCTCCCATCACCCGCCAAGCCCGCCAAGGCAAAAAACCAGATGCTTTGTGCTTAGTCGTGGGAAGTTGCGCCCAAGGTTTTCCGGAAAATAACTCAGGCGACTTGTTGTTATCATTTACGTCTTTGCAAAATCAATGTCAGTATTTTTGGGAAGCTTTCCCAGCTAAAGATGGCAGAACTACTTACTTATTTACATACATGGATGCAGAACCACAACGCTTGACTTTAGCAGCATTGTTTGAAGAATATCTGCGACTGCTACCAGAATACCAGGGTGTGGAATTAAACCAATTGCAATTTCAACGAGCGCTGTTTGGCTTCTTTCCTACCTATCGCCAAAGTCCCATCAAAACCCCTTGGAATCGCCTTTTAACCGTGGGAGACAGCAGTGGTAGTCAGTCTCCCTTGAGTTTTGGCGGCTTTGGGGCAATGGTACGTCACCTGAAGCGGTTAACATTTGGTATTCATGAAGCACTAGAAAGCAATCAATTATCTGCCAAAAATTTAGCCCTGTTGCAACCCTATCAACCAAATCTCACAGTTACCTGGTTGTTTCAAAAAGCCATGAGTGTGGAAATAAATCAGAAAATCGCCCCAGATCAAATTAACCAACTACTCCAGGCGGTATTTCAGGAAATGCAACAACTGGGGACACCAGTCTTAAAACCGTTTTTGCAAGATGTGGTGCAGTTTTCGGGACTGACACAAACACTGTTAAAAACTGGTTTATTTCATCCGGGATTAGTGGCCAAAATTATTCCGCAAGTAGGTTTGACAAATTTAGTTGATTGGATAGGGCATTATAGTAATCTAGGTATATACACTGCCTTGTTTCGGTTAAGTCCCATGCTAGAAACATGGGTAAAGAATCAGCCCAGCGAACAACAATATTATTGGCATCGTTTAATTGATGCCTGGAAATATGGTTCTGGTGCTGACTATTCTGACGAATGATTGCCAAAAACTTGAATATTAGATGTGTGAGAATAACATGATTGAGCAGAAATCTTTAGGCATAAAATACTTTACGGTACTGATTGGCTTCCTGCGCGATCGCCAGGGTTTTCTTGACGAAGTTCGCCAAGGTGCGAGATTACCAAGCAAAATTATTTCTTTGTTGGTTTGTAGTTCCATTTTTCTGGCGATTTATGGCGGCATTATTGGTGCATACCATAGCTGGATGCAAGCTTTATCTTCCGCTATCAAACTACCAGCACTCTATCTGATTACACTGCTAATTTGTCTGCCCACATTGTATTTTTCTAATATTATTTTTGGTTCCAAACGTACTTTTACTCAACACTTTACACTAGTCTTAACTGCGGTTTCCGTGACTAGTGTACTCTTATTTAGTTTTGCCCCAATTACACTTTTTTTCTTAATTACTACCAATAATTACCAATTTTTAATTTTATTAAATGTAGTAATTTTTACGATAACAGGAATTATTGGGATATCTTCTTTATATCAGGCCATGAATTTAGTTTTAGAACAAGATAATCAAGGGAGCAAAACACGTCAGAAAATCTTACGATTTTGGCTGCTTCTCTATGCTTTCGTAGGCAGTCAGTTGGGATGGACTCTCAGACCTTTTTTTGGTGCGCCTGATTCGACCTTTCAATTGTTTCGAGAAAGAGAAGGTAATTTTTATCTGAGTGTTATTCAAGCTATTAGCTACCTTTTAGGATTCGGTTCATGAGTATGCTTCTGTCCTTGGGCTAAATGCAAAAGTTCTTGCGTAGTTAAACTACGTTTGTTCTCCACAGACGCTTGTCGCACTGCATCCAAGACAGACTGGGTTGCTTCTGGGTTCAGAGAAATACCATGCTGCTCTAGCACATTAGACAATAAATGCCTACCAGAATGCTTACCCACAACCAAACGCCTTTCCCCGCCTACCTCTTCCGGGGCAAAGGGTTCGTAAGTATGAGGATTTTTTAGTACACCATGAGCATGGATACCTGATTCGTGAGCAAAACTATTGTCGCCCACAATTGCTTTCCCAGGATGTACATCGTACCCTGATGCTGATGCTACAAGTCGGGATAATTCCACTAAGCGAGAAGTATCAATTCCTAAATTAGTATTATGGATGCGTTTGAGAGCCATCACGACTTCTTCTAAAGCGGCATTTCCGGCTCTTTCTCCTAAACCATTGACTGTTGTATTCGCTGATAAAGCACCAGCCTTGATCCCGGCGAGAGTGTTCGCAGTGGCTAAACCAAAATCATTGTGGGTGTGCATTTCTACGGGTATGGATAATGCTGTCACCAATTGTTTAACTTGTGTATAGGTAGTGAAAGGATCGAGAACTCCTACTGTGTCACAAAAACGAAACCGTGATGCACCACATTCTTGAGCATAAAGCGCTACATCCAAGAGGAATTGTGACTCGGCTCTAGAGGAATCTTCTCCGCCTACGGAAACAAACAGCCCATGATCGAGGGCAAAGCTGATACTATTCCCCAGTTTCTCTAAAACTACTGGCCATTTTCCCTGAAATTTCACGGCAATTTGGATCGCAGAGACAGGAATTGATATATGCACTCGCTGCAAACCACAATCTATACAAGCTTGAATATCTGAAATTACGGCGCGGTTCCAACCCAGGAGGTCAGCTTGCAAGCCTAAGTCAGCAATTGTCGCGATCGCGTATTGTTCGGCTTCACCCATTGCGGGAATCCCGACTTCTAATTCATGAACTCCAATGGCATCCAGTAATTGAGCGATCGCTATTTTCTCCTGCAAGTTAAAGGCCACACCAGCCGCTTGTTCCCCATCACGCAAAGTTGTGTCGTTGATCACAGTTTGATTCATTTCCGTAAGGCCTCTGTTATCATACTTAATATACAAAACTTTTCCTGTGTAAATAAGTAAAACTACAATTATGTCCCAGGATTATAGAGTAAATAAAAGTACAGCCAGTTTTCTGTCCCTCTTCTTTTCTGGGTAAAAGCATAATGCAGAGATGCCTGTGCTGCCTGCGGCATCGACTGAGCTTGATTAGATCAAACAATTTTAGATTTTAGATTTTAGATAGCGCAGCGTTAGCGAGTCCGCGTTCGCGCAGCGTCTCGTAGAGAGCGTCTTTTGGATTGACTCCACAGATAAATCAGATATCGGTCAATAATCGTCCATCCTCTTCTATCTGCGGTTAATTCATTCTTGTTCCTGCTATACCTCACGAATGTGGAAATCGCTAGATCATTTTCTCATCTGGTGAGGTAAAATTTTTTCCTTGTTCATCTGTCTTTAAGTGTAGAAATTCGGGGAGAAAATGGAAGTAAATCTGCTGAAGGAGGTAGTCTTTGTGGTGCTTTGGGTGGAGGTAATAGCGACAAGATAAAATTATCATTTGGTGGTTATGTTCTATTAGCAACCGTGGCTCTCATTGGTTGATAAATTCTGCTATTGAACAATACAAACAACCCCAGCAGCAATCAGAATACACTGAGTTTATAGGGGTATTTATTAATCATTATACTGACTAATAGTTCCTTAATGGTACATTCAAGCATCTCAGGACTTGTAGAGTTTTAGCCCCAAGGTTAGTTTTTCTGATCATTTTCAAATGTCAAGAATTCTTGCAAATTTTCTGTCCCAAAAATAATTGCAATTTGTAAATTTTTGTATTAATTAAAACTTTTAAAGTTATATTTTATTAAGTAACTAATATGGAAATGCTTTGAGAGCAATGTTTACAAAAATGACGATAACTGAAATAAATGTGTGAAAAATTACATGATTTATGCTGGCGATAGCTTAAATATTGCACTTGGGTGGTTTGACCCCCTCCGGGTCAGAGCATTAATTAGTGTAATCTCTGAAAGTAAAAGATCATCTATCCCGCATTCAACAATACAATGGGTTTGAGAACTACAAAAATTTCCTCAATATCCCAAGTTGTATACTCACTGACGCGATAGCCAGGAAAGATTTTTTTGATATCCCACCAAATTTATATTCAATAATCTGATTTATCTCCTTTTCTAAGTCAATAACCGTCGGTAACCAAGCAGTTTCGAGCTATATCTTTCGCTAGGTAGTTCTGATATCCATCAGATAATGAAAATTGATGAATTAACTATGAGATTAAAAAATCAGCTAATTGAATCGCCTAATTTATATCATGCTATTGATCAATTTCCTTTAACGATTAGCCCTGATAGTTATGTAGTCGATGCCATTATCTTGATGAGTCAAGAACCCAGGATGAATTCGTCACCAACCGACTCAAATTATCGGTTAGTTGACAGGAGAGGTAATCGTCAGGTTAATACCTGTATTTTGGTTGTAGAGCAAGGCTTCGTATTAGGTATTTTTACAACTACAGATGTAATTAGAATCACGGCTAGCCGCAGAAATTTATCTCAGGTGAAAATGGCTGAAGTCATGGTGAAGCCAGTGATTAGCCTGACACCATCCCATTCTCAGGATATCTTTACAGCTTTCTCACTATTGCGTCAGCATCAAATTTGCCATCTGCCTGTTTTAGATCAACAGGGGCAATTAGTCGGGCTGGTCACCGAAACTACCTTGCTCAACACCTTTGCGCTGAATACGGTGAGCGCTGTCGAAATCTATCCGCAAAATGTACAGCCACCAAAGCTCAAGGACTGCCAAACTCACGATCATTTAAAAACATGGTTTGACGCACAAACAGTTGAAGTCATGCAAGTTAATCAAGAACTTCAGCAAGCCCTCACAGAACTCCAAGCGGTGCAAGAAAAACTGGCGGTGGCGCGTGAAATCGCCGAATTAGAACGTCAGCGTTATCAAGATTTATCTGAGTTCGCTTCTCATGGTTATTTAGTCAGCGATACCACAGGTGTGATTCAAGAAGCTAACCATGCAGCAGCTACCTTGCTGTGTGGACAACAGAATGATCTGGTGGGCAAATCATTAGTTGTGTTTATTGCTGAACAAGACCGTCAAAGTTTTATCACCCAACTCCAGACATTACAGCAGATAGAAGACTGGGAAATTCACCTCCAGCCACGGGATAGTCTCTCTTTCCCAGCTAGTCTCAGAGCAGCGGCCATCTATGACTCACAGGGTCAGCGAGTGGGTTGGCGCTGGTCGCTTTGTGACATTAGCGCCCGCAAACAAACAGAAGAAACTTTATTCCAAGCCACCAATGAGTTAGAAATCCGGGTAGAGGAACGCACACAGGAACTTCTTTTATCTAACGAGCTTTTACAACAGGAAATCACCGAACGCCAGCAGATAGAAGAGTCATTGCGGCAAAGTGAGCAACTGTATCGCCAGTTAGTGGAAACTCAAACCGACTTGATTGTCCGCGTAGATTTGCAGGGAAGAGTTACTTTTGCAAATAAAGTACTTTGCCAAGCGTTGGATCAGCAATTAGACCAGTTACTGGGTGAATGGTTTTTTCAGTTTTTCCATCCAGATAACTTGCCTCAAGTCACAGAAAATATCAGAAAATTGATCTGCCCACCCCATGACTTGTTCACTGATGAGCAACCTTTGTTGACAGTTAACGGTATGCGCTGGGTGCAATGGCAGGTGGGAGCAATTCAGAATGAAACCGGAGAAGTGGTGGAATTGCTGGGGGTAGGCAGAGATATCACCGAGCGCCAGCAGATGGAGTCAGCGCTGCACAAAAGTGAGGAAAAATTTCGCAACTTTGCTGAACAAACCCAAGCCGTGATTTGGATGTCAACCCCAGATTTAAGCCAGCACTTGTATGTTAGTCCGGCTTTTGAAAAAATTTGGCATCGTTCTTGCCAAAGTCTAGCTGACCAACCTGACTCTTGGATAGAAACAATTCATCCAGATGATCTCGATCGCCTGATGGCAAAAATCAAACGACAGATGCAGCATCAGTCTGCTGATGTAGAATATCGCATTTTCCGCCCTGATGGTTCGATCCGCTGGATCTGGGATCGGGGTTTTAGCATCTATAATCAACAAGGAGAGGTGGAATATACTGCCAGGTTTGCCGAAGATATCACCGAGCGCAAGCAGATAGAAGATTCACTGCGGGAGAGTGAGCGGCGACTAACTTTAGCCCTGGAAGCCACTAAAATGGGTACCTGGGACTGGGATCTCCGCACGAATCAAGTCATCTGCTCTGCCAATATGGCGCTCCTTTATCGTTTCCCCAGTAGTCCTAGTGGTGTAAGCATAGAAGAATTTTTGAACTTAGTTCATCCTGAAGACCGCAAAGGTTTGTCTGAGGTGATCTCTTGCAGTATTGCGGAAACAAGTGAATATCAAACCGAATTTCGGGTTGTTTGGCCCGATGGCACTATTCAGTGGCTCAGTGGCAACGGTAAAGTATTTTGTAACGAACTGGGTGAGCCAATTCGGTTGATCGGTACAACTCGGTGCATTGGCGAACGCAAACAGGCAGAAGCCGCACTGCGAGCTAGTGAAGAACGTTATCGTTCAGTCGTTGCTGCCATGCAGGAGGGAATCATTGTATATGAAGCTAATGGCAATATAGCTGCCTGTAATGCCAGTGCTGAAAGAATCCTGGGGCGGACTTGTGACCAAATGCTCAGGCACATCTCTGACGATCCCTTCTGGCAGACAATCAAAGAAGATGGCTCTCCCTTTCCTGGTGAAATGCATCCATCAATGGTCACCTTACGTACAGGCCAACCCTGCTCGAATGTGGTCATGGGACTGTATCCGCCCAATGGACAACTCACCTGGATTTCCATTAATTCCCAACCCTTGTTTCACGACAATGATCCTGTTCCTTATGGTGTCATCGCTTCTTTTTCTGACATTAGCGATCGCAAACAAGCACAAGAAAAAATTGGCGAGCAAGCAGCCTTACTGGATATTGCCACCAATGCGATTTTAGTTCGAGATTTTGAAAGCAAAATCCTCTACTGGAATCAAGGTGCAGAACGGATGTAT
This Nodularia sp. LEGE 06071 DNA region includes the following protein-coding sequences:
- a CDS encoding PAS domain S-box protein, whose product is MRLKNQLIESPNLYHAIDQFPLTISPDSYVVDAIILMSQEPRMNSSPTDSNYRLVDRRGNRQVNTCILVVEQGFVLGIFTTTDVIRITASRRNLSQVKMAEVMVKPVISLTPSHSQDIFTAFSLLRQHQICHLPVLDQQGQLVGLVTETTLLNTFALNTVSAVEIYPQNVQPPKLKDCQTHDHLKTWFDAQTVEVMQVNQELQQALTELQAVQEKLAVAREIAELERQRYQDLSEFASHGYLVSDTTGVIQEANHAAATLLCGQQNDLVGKSLVVFIAEQDRQSFITQLQTLQQIEDWEIHLQPRDSLSFPASLRAAAIYDSQGQRVGWRWSLCDISARKQTEETLFQATNELEIRVEERTQELLLSNELLQQEITERQQIEESLRQSEQLYRQLVETQTDLIVRVDLQGRVTFANKVLCQALDQQLDQLLGEWFFQFFHPDNLPQVTENIRKLICPPHDLFTDEQPLLTVNGMRWVQWQVGAIQNETGEVVELLGVGRDITERQQMESALHKSEEKFRNFAEQTQAVIWMSTPDLSQHLYVSPAFEKIWHRSCQSLADQPDSWIETIHPDDLDRLMAKIKRQMQHQSADVEYRIFRPDGSIRWIWDRGFSIYNQQGEVEYTARFAEDITERKQIEDSLRESERRLTLALEATKMGTWDWDLRTNQVICSANMALLYRFPSSPSGVSIEEFLNLVHPEDRKGLSEVISCSIAETSEYQTEFRVVWPDGTIQWLSGNGKVFCNELGEPIRLIGTTRCIGERKQAEAALRASEERYRSVVAAMQEGIIVYEANGNIAACNASAERILGRTCDQMLRHISDDPFWQTIKEDGSPFPGEMHPSMVTLRTGQPCSNVVMGLYPPNGQLTWISINSQPLFHDNDPVPYGVIASFSDISDRKQAQEKIGEQAALLDIATNAILVRDFESKILYWNQGAERMYGWQAEEAIGQDPQQLFYRKNSQQLKVALKAVIKSGSWQGELRKFTKSGSEIVIESRWTLMYDAAGQPKSILSVDTDITEKKQLEEQFFRAQRLESLGTLAGGIAHDLNNILTPILAASQLLQVRFSQDKEHYHQLLQIIESNTKRGADLVKQVLSFARGFKGERTIVKLKHLIGEITQIATQTFPKSIEFAITIPEDLWAVSADATQLHQVLMNLVVNARDAMPAGGTITISTQNILIDEAYARMNLDAKVGHYVVMTVADTGIGIPPEILDRIFDPFFTTKEVGQGTGLGLSTVLGIIKSHGGFMNVSSTVAQGSKFTLFFPAVEVTQSLDINHLEIFPGQGELILFVDDEAEIREIAQIVLEKYNYQTLTASNGIEAIALYAQHKKQISAVLMDIMMPEMDGITTIRTLQKMNPQVKIIACSGINPNIALANADHTAVDLVVAKPYTAPDLLNSLHHILRKN